The Harmonia axyridis chromosome 3, icHarAxyr1.1, whole genome shotgun sequence nucleotide sequence tgaataaggCCTTTTTTAATTAATAGCAACTTGAATGGGGAAAAATACGTGCAGCAGGCTGAATGCTCATAATGCAAGTCAAATCCTAAAATTTTTGAACAGAAGGTCTACTGGATGTCTCATTTACATTGAATGTATTATACAAGTACCATAGACGGCTAAGTCACCGGATATAACTTCACTCGACGTTTTTTGATGGAGTTACTTAGCTCTCAAAATATACATTAGAGTCCTGAAAGTTTGGAAGACCTGCGAATAAAATATTAGACATAAATTTTAATGATAATGAACATGTATAATTataatacagagtgtttcattgggaaacggaaatatttCACGAGTGCGTAGGTGGCACCAAGCTGATAAGCTGATCCCGAGTATTGATTTCAGAGGAATACACTAACGATTTCAAGTGTCCCCAGACATAATAATCCACTTCCAGCAAACcaaattcttaaaaacttcacgtTTACGtcgaaaatttgtgcagtaatgagaaacgacgagagagtaactgaaagataaaaactgaaatggtatGCAGCTATAAAAAGtaaaaccaatgtgaaaatcAATTAcaaaagtaatatttttgataattcattgttaaaagtcatttcaaaccattttcaggtatccaagttctcaaaaacttcacttttacgttggaaatttgtgcagtaaaacacACATCTCAGtctagtttttagtggtgtttccgaatattgaaacagattttcaaaattccgatgtacagggtgttgtttcgaggattcaaaagATTCATAATTTTCTGTTAAAACGgatctggattttcaaggcggttattgcgtgatacgtttgggctctcaattaggaacatatttgccaaatatgaagaaaatataacaagtggttcgtttgatatggcctcagaaagaaacgaacaaaattcataaaacaccctgtatctcggctacgaagacagtaagacccaataaatggggtatctccagatccgccttggtgccacctatgcacctgtgaactatttccgtttcccaatgaaacaccctgtatctataATATGGTTGATTTCAATCGAGCTGAGAAACAGGCAACTCGATTGCCTCTGTGAGATGCACATCATTGTATTGTGTATTTTCcataaataatatatctattTATAATTAATTCTCGTTCATATAATTCTGCTTTTCTTCATTTCGACTTTTTAACATAaacttaatttttgaatttttcttaataAGGCAGATGTGTAAGAATTGGCGCTATATCTAAAATGCTATCTCTACGCATACACCAATCGATAAGGGCACGCAGTCGCCTATGAACCAAGACATCTAGACTAATTTCGGACATGTTGGTGAAAATACATGCAATGCTTACAGTTTTCCTGAttgatattacatataaatataaaaatgccAGTACCGAATGATAACAaacagaaaaattgaaggaagtTACCGCAATGTGATTACCGAATCTAACCAATGTGATAAAGTTTTGCATTCTCAATGACTTATGTGAGTATATTGTGAATGTTGTCAATGTTGATAATTGATTGCAATCTTTGTTGAGATACGATGTGAAGAAACGTCAGATTTGATTATATTTTCCACCAAAAGTTTAATACTTTTATGTTCCTGTTCAAAAGACATAATTGAAATCATGCTTATGTTATGGGATCATTAGAAATATggtaattcttcaattcaataGCGGATattctatttttaattttggttGGTATGAATAAAACATTCTcttattgaagaaatataccaAACAGAAGAGTTAAGTTATGCACTTAATAATCAACTATATAGTTCTCAAGTAACTACTAAATTTTTTCGTTAAATATACCTTCAAAAATACCTAGTCTCGATTGATAGTCTCTCGATGTTATTATTGACATTGATAATGTGTACGCAAAAGACGAATTGTATGTTATTGTTAACATGAAGTATTCCAAAATTAAATCTTAGTATGTGTAGGATCACCTTATATCAATTTATATctattatatattatgtatttctCAATACGTCTTCGATATCAATtctatttctacaaaattatgatttgagAAAAAGATCAACATAGTTTAGTGCTAATAGTAGCTAAATAAAATCttacattttctgaaaattttaatcttTAGGCAATTTCATcgatattattaattatttttctaatttttttcagagaatATGTCGAATATGGAACTTGAGTGTTATCACTGTGTTAGCCCTCACCTTCTATAATATTTTCCTGGCATTCAAACTGAATCGAGAACATGAATGTCCCAGAGCAATAATAACACCAAGAAGAGATTTTCAGAGACTGACAACAAGAGTAATAACAAGCAATGTTACCCTAGCGACTGGAAAACTTCAAAGTCCATTCGATGTTAGACTTGGTCGTTGGGATAATAAATTAGAGTACAAGTTTTTCGATAACGTATTTTTGGGAACTCAATACACGAATCTGAGTAAGAAGCACAAAACATGTTTGGCCACTCAAAGCTCCTTGGacaaattatactcaataattcAGGTGGCAAACCACTGGGATGGTCCGATATCTTTAGCAGCATTTGGATCTGGAGACGAAGAATTCAACAATCTACTTCTCTACAGCACATACCTCAGAGAATGTTTCCCGAAAGTCAAGGAAAAAGTTAATTTTCACTTCGCTTTCCCTCAAAACAACGCACCAACGAACTTACACATAAATTCTAGCCTTCTTAGTAAATTAGACTGCGACAACCCATATGGTTTACTCTTGCAGCTCAGCAGAATCAAAGATAGGAAAAAACTCATGAGATGGAAAAACCAAGTTATTTATCCCCAGAACCATTTGAGGAATTTGGCAAGGAAGAACTGCCAAAGCGATTACGTATTTTTGACAGACATAGATATCATTCCAAGCTATGGAATGGCTCAACTCTTGGATGGATTCCTTGAGAGCGATCACTGTGGAAATAAGCTATGTGCTTTTGTGATTCCTACTTTCGAATTGGATGAAAGAGTACGATTCCCTCCAAACAAGTCTGACTTGCTGAGATTGGCCGATAAAGGTCTCGCAAGACCTTTTCACCAGAAAGTATTCATTTACAATCAGTTCGCAACCAATTTCACCAGGTAAGAACCACAGATTTGTTCGATCAATAGTCATTATACCGGGTTGTTCAAAAGTACTTTGACAAGCTTCGGGAGGTGAATCTTCAGAAGATTCTCATATGAATTGTCTAAATAGATATATTATTATGTCTGAAAAGGCTTCCTTTCCAAGATATAAGgtgttgaaatttcatttttattttcgttattTCTGAATAACTTACGAAATATGACcataattgaaagaaaattgatatttttggggtttttttgAGGTGTGTCGAATTCGAACTTGATGTTATCATTGCTCTTATTTACACGAAGAGCcatttatcttttttttatgGAGAATCATAACTTTTTTGAGCGTACTTCTAGCACAGTTTATTCCTCTACGTAAAAATCTATCCTTGTAACAAGTCGCTATTAGAAACCGTTTTCTAGATATTTGTACTTCTAATAATCGATGCGTGTTGAAGTTATAAACattattttgcatttttcacaaGAATGCTTAGGAAATGAATATCACGTTTAAGTAAGTAGTTTAGGCCCTCTGTATAGGGCACCATCAATAATCGAATTCGTTGATGGAGAATAACTCTAAATATGGTAGGTATATCACTTCTAATAATGAATCgttgaaatttttcaggaaaaaatcaagctatttctatgaaatttggcacaaaatCAGATATATTATCATAATGATCCTCGTGTCTGCGATCCATGAAGTTTTACTgcgaaaaataaagaaatgaaatttcaagaaattcatATTCACGAAATACAAAAGATTTATTTTGGATTATTGTAATAACTAGattaattgattattttctataataaatCTTTGCATTTTTTCGTAAATCTCAAGAACTGCAGCaaagtatgaaatttttcaataatgttgAGCATGAATGAGTTATATTCGATTGCATCATGAACATATTACGCATACTACTAGAACCTATGAAATGCAAATACGTTAGTGTGGTCATCAAAGTTCAATGAATGCATTGAAGTCTGGTGGTAATTTTATTCTAAACAGCATTTTTCTTCTTATCTACAGATGGCAGGATTCAAGAACTGATGGTCCGAATGTTCACATAAATCATCAAGTTaccaatttcgaatttttgtatgaGCCTTTTTACGTCGCTAAGGATACTGTCCCTCCTCATGATGAAAGATTTGTAGGATATGGTTATACCCGAAACACACAGGTAAATGGATTCAATCTCAATCAGcaaaatggaaaatttgaaagggaaaagaactttttggaatttattgaaatttaaaactttGGTGTAGACTTAGCGATCAAAGTCACAAAAGTAACAAAATGGAAGAAGCAGCGAAATTTTGTTAACAAGTTTCATTAGTGTATCATAAAATTAGCATCTCTCATTTTTTCTCTCATACTTTTACAGATAGAAATTATAGATatatgtttcattcaaaaatgcTCAGAACACTagcttgtttcttgatttgattctgatatgttccatttagttcaagatgaataagttgattttctcatcgaaatgtattgcatgttgttaattaaactataggtacctaaatgtaatacagatccgacccaaagaaatttggataagggtcaaaatcacctgaaaatctactttgaatgacattgtatgatatatatgttgaattcagcgtttaaagttattttgaaaagtgtcataaaatatacaggtccgtattgaaaaaaatgaggttgagggtggcccagagagcacgaaacgttggatgcgaaatctgattacgtcaaattgagaaaaatttactgtcgaataaaaaattcctgtaacattttttgttaatattcgaaataaagtgggaaaaaaagaaaaatcaacatgacagaatttacttttcttatgatatctcaataaccggccctgataatctcgatttgtttgaactgcttgataatgcttctatgcatgcaactttttctccatttgagcgaccttctaactcttatggtttaaaagttaccaatacaatcccattgaaaaagtggccaccctgtataatatgctATGAGTCAGAAGTAGAGTAGGTGTTATTTCCACCGAAACTTCACGGAAGAATACATGACCAAAATAGATGGCTTTCctaaaagaaataaattaatcaCGCGTGTTTACCTTTGAAAGGTATTGCAACGTTCGAGTGACAATGCGAATGcatatatgtattattttttaatgaagctAGGAAAAGTTGGTGAATGGAGACAAAGACAATTATTGTATACAATTGGAAATCAGGCACAATGTAGATCATTTAAATTAATATAGgtaaaatctgaaaataatttcatttttccacTATCAACCTCTATTACGGTtgagcgctgaaattttcgatttttgtttCGACATTCtcgaattgtttggaaatacaatGGGTGTAACAAAAAAGTGTGAATGACAAAACATACCTATGTTCTTGTTATGGAATATCctgtttttgattgaattttcagattgcatttGGGAAATAAATTAACACAAATTTGTTTGAAGTTTCATAAGCATATTgattttgagatatttatatttttcataaatgtaGGTTCATTGTAAGaatccaataataataaatgtatat carries:
- the LOC123677068 gene encoding beta-1,4-glucuronyltransferase 1 isoform X1; protein product: MTYRICRIWNLSVITVLALTFYNIFLAFKLNREHECPRAIITPRRDFQRLTTRVITSNVTLATGKLQSPFDVRLGRWDNKLEYKFFDNVFLGTQYTNLSKKHKTCLATQSSLDKLYSIIQVANHWDGPISLAAFGSGDEEFNNLLLYSTYLRECFPKVKEKVNFHFAFPQNNAPTNLHINSSLLSKLDCDNPYGLLLQLSRIKDRKKLMRWKNQVIYPQNHLRNLARKNCQSDYVFLTDIDIIPSYGMAQLLDGFLESDHCGNKLCAFVIPTFELDERVRFPPNKSDLLRLADKGLARPFHQKVFIYNQFATNFTRWQDSRTDGPNVHINHQVTNFEFLYEPFYVAKDTVPPHDERFVGYGYTRNTQVYEMFLAGYQFYVLSPIFTIHWGLQLKKSRPPWRESQNTKNMKKFKEFKRELLVKYKKNPPKKTAAEVGFALGMGKQ
- the LOC123677068 gene encoding beta-1,4-glucuronyltransferase 1 isoform X2, translated to MRICRIWNLSVITVLALTFYNIFLAFKLNREHECPRAIITPRRDFQRLTTRVITSNVTLATGKLQSPFDVRLGRWDNKLEYKFFDNVFLGTQYTNLSKKHKTCLATQSSLDKLYSIIQVANHWDGPISLAAFGSGDEEFNNLLLYSTYLRECFPKVKEKVNFHFAFPQNNAPTNLHINSSLLSKLDCDNPYGLLLQLSRIKDRKKLMRWKNQVIYPQNHLRNLARKNCQSDYVFLTDIDIIPSYGMAQLLDGFLESDHCGNKLCAFVIPTFELDERVRFPPNKSDLLRLADKGLARPFHQKVFIYNQFATNFTRWQDSRTDGPNVHINHQVTNFEFLYEPFYVAKDTVPPHDERFVGYGYTRNTQVYEMFLAGYQFYVLSPIFTIHWGLQLKKSRPPWRESQNTKNMKKFKEFKRELLVKYKKNPPKKTAAEVGFALGMGKQ